A stretch of the Tachysurus fulvidraco isolate hzauxx_2018 chromosome 18, HZAU_PFXX_2.0, whole genome shotgun sequence genome encodes the following:
- the LOC113648938 gene encoding centromere protein Q isoform X2 has translation MKPARGSSRASTLGPKCAGRRGKNLQQKPVPEIESTQDKTRKKELRKVKSQEKWKPLDPASIRVIDNMLSLSILHVLPMRSKEKEESQKHLNSLKDQFLAKCSQLPVPPQKHGNLMHLSQQFHSENQKIKNGKKKIEALKERSQELVSQLEQLQGKMDCLENECRVMRNNLEEEELKAQTFIQLADQAVLRLPALPRYPEDEPTLQNFQRILRLRVDSGDSRGGLQRSSLEGC, from the exons ATGAAGCCAGCTCGAGGGTCGTCGAGAGCATCAACACTGGGTCCTAAATGCGCAGGACGGAGAGGAAAAAACTTACAGCAA AAACCAGTGCCTGAGATTGAGAGCACACAAGATAAGACAAGAAAGAAAG AGCTAAGAAAGGTGAAAAGTCAGGAAAAATGGAAACCATTGGACCCGGCCTCCATCAGGGTCATCGACAACATGCTGAGTTTGTCAATACT ACACGTCCTTCCAATGAGatcaaaagaaaaagaggaatcACAGAAACACCTTAATTCCTTGAAAGACCA gtTCCTAGCTAAATGTTCTCAACTCCCTGTGCCACCTCAGAAACATGGAAACTTGATGCACTTGTCCCAACAGTTCCACTCTGAGAACCAGAAGATTAAGAATGGCAAAAAGAAAATTGAGGCATTAAAg GAGCGCAGCCAGGAGTTGGTTAGCCAACTGGAGCAGCTGCAAGGAAAGATGGACTGTTTGGAGAATGAGTGCAGGGTCATGAGGAACAACCTGGAGGAAGAAGAGTTAAAAGCACAAACG TTTATTCAGCTGGCCGATCAAGCTGTTCTGCGTCTTCCTGCTTTACCACGATATCCTGAAGATGAGCCCACGTTACAG AACTTCCAAAGGATTCTGCGCTTGAGAGTCGACTCTGGGGATTCCCGGGGAGGCCTCCAGCGCTCGAGCCttgaaggctgttaa
- the LOC113648937 gene encoding C5a anaphylatoxin chemotactic receptor 1 gives MDAGQVLQMIATVLIFVVGVTLNSLVVWVLGFRKRRRSGSIGGETQGAGSFRIYVVNLALADLMLIMRTPVMLGFLLNGMSWPFGKPVCQLIMFLRCLGLYVGAFLLSAIALERCLCILRPVWARMRRPRWVVPLVCILQWALACALSVPYITAAGLKQGKNNQTHCKENVNDTGNTLLFVLESVAGFLLPLVIFLSCNLAVIIIARRSETGMSLSSTPVSSPTSPTGSVYTAQRLNRLYRILFLTMLLFLTCWVPYFTCRFLKALASSRHDWQNLSARAEFGIYVSLFFVYIKSALNPILYVFAARGLSRTLRDSLLSTIVRVFNEDVSESLRRKSLRRKDSQI, from the coding sequence ATGGATGCGGGACAGGTGTTGCAGATGATAGCGACGGTGTTGATCTTCGTGGTGGGTGTAACTCTGAACAGTTTGGTGGTTTGGGTGTTGGGATTCCGCAAGAGGAGAAGAAGTGGATCCATAGGAGGTGAAACACAGGGTGCTGGAAGCTTCCGGATATACGTGGTGAACTTAGCACTGGCTGACCTAATGTTAATTATGCGCACTCCCGTCATGCTGGGCTTTCTTCTGAATGGCATGAGCTGGCCATTTGGAAAGCCTGTGTGCCAACTGATTATGTTCCTGCGCTGCCTAGGATTATATGTAGGGGCCTTTTTGCTGAGTGCCATCGCATTGGAACGGTGTTTGTGCATATTACGGCCTGTCTGGGCTCGAATGAGGCGGCCACGCTGGGTGGTGCCACTTGTCTGCATCCTGCAGTGGGCATTAGCTTGTGCACTCTCTGTGCCCTACATTACAGCTGCTGGTCTAAAACAAGGTAAAAATAACCAGACCCACTGTAAAGAGAATGTAAATGACACTGGAAATACACTGCTGTTCGTGTTGGAGTCAGTGGCAGGTTTCCTGCTTCCACTGGTAATTTTCTTATCCTGCAACCTGGCTGTAATTATTATCGCAAGAAGGTCCGAGACCGGGATGTCATTGTCCAGCACGCCCGTCTCTTCACCCACTTCCCCTACTGGATCCGTTTACACAGCACAGAGGCTGAACCGCCTCTACCGGATCCTCTTCTTGACCATGCTCCTGTTTCTCACTTGCTGGGTGCCGTACTTTACCTGCCGCTTCCTCAAAGCACTGGCTAGTAGCCGGCACGATTGGCAAAATCTTTCTGCAAGAGCAGAATTTGGCATATACGTGTCCCTGTTCTTCGTGTACATCAAGAGCGCACTCAACCCAATTCTGTACGTGTTTGCTGCACGCGGACTGAGCCGCACTCTCCGTGACTCGCTGCTATCAACCATCGTGCGAGTCTTTAACGAAGACGTTTCCGAATCCCTGCGCAGGAAGTCTTTGCGGAGAAAAGACTCCCAGATTTAA
- the LOC113648938 gene encoding centromere protein Q isoform X1, with product MKPARGSSRASTLGPKCAGRRGKNLQQKPVPEIESTQDKTRKKELRKVKSQEKWKPLDPASIRVIDNMLSLSILHVLPMRSKEKEESQKHLNSLKDQFLAKCSQLPVPPQKHGNLMHLSQQFHSENQKIKNGKKKIEALKERSQELVSQLEQLQGKMDCLENECRVMRNNLEEEELKAQTFIQLADQAVLRLPALPRYPEDEPTLQEKIMKAVPDPKAVMKALQKRKITANVKAFLELAHKQTDHL from the exons ATGAAGCCAGCTCGAGGGTCGTCGAGAGCATCAACACTGGGTCCTAAATGCGCAGGACGGAGAGGAAAAAACTTACAGCAA AAACCAGTGCCTGAGATTGAGAGCACACAAGATAAGACAAGAAAGAAAG AGCTAAGAAAGGTGAAAAGTCAGGAAAAATGGAAACCATTGGACCCGGCCTCCATCAGGGTCATCGACAACATGCTGAGTTTGTCAATACT ACACGTCCTTCCAATGAGatcaaaagaaaaagaggaatcACAGAAACACCTTAATTCCTTGAAAGACCA gtTCCTAGCTAAATGTTCTCAACTCCCTGTGCCACCTCAGAAACATGGAAACTTGATGCACTTGTCCCAACAGTTCCACTCTGAGAACCAGAAGATTAAGAATGGCAAAAAGAAAATTGAGGCATTAAAg GAGCGCAGCCAGGAGTTGGTTAGCCAACTGGAGCAGCTGCAAGGAAAGATGGACTGTTTGGAGAATGAGTGCAGGGTCATGAGGAACAACCTGGAGGAAGAAGAGTTAAAAGCACAAACG TTTATTCAGCTGGCCGATCAAGCTGTTCTGCGTCTTCCTGCTTTACCACGATATCCTGAAGATGAGCCCACGTTACAG GAGAAGATCATGAAAGCAGTGCCTGATCCCAAAGCTGTCATGAAAGCacttcagaaaagaaaaatcactgCCAACGTAAAAGCCTTTTTGGAGTTGGCGCATAAGCAGACTGATCACCTGTGA